The segment GGAAGTAGGCCTCATGGCCGTTACTTTCCAAGGCCAAGGCGTTGTCCTGATCCGTCAGGAGGGCCTGCTCCCGCCTCCCCTCCGATCCGAAGACCAAAAAGGCGTGAGCCACGGGAGGAGGGCCTAAGGCGGCTTCCGCCTCCCGCACCAGGCGGCGGATGAGGGCGTCGTTGAGGGAGGCTACCACCCGGCCGATCTCCACCCCGCCCAGGCCCCTCTGGAAGAGGCTTGCCACCAAGGAGGCCACCTCGAGGCTATACCGCTCCAGTTCCAGCCTCTCGATGCGCCTCAAGAGGAGGAGAGGGCTTTGCGCCTGGTTCAGGAGGAGGTCGGTGTGGGTGACCACCCCCACCAGCCGTTCCCTCTCCGTGAGGGGCAGGTGGTGGATGCCCCGCTCCACCATGGCGGCCAGGGCCTCGTAGAGGGGGGTTTCCGCTGGGAGGGAGAAGAGGGGAGAGGTCATCACCTCCCCCACGGGGGTGGAAGGGGGGCGGCCTTCGGCCAGGACCCGGTTGCGGAGGTCCCGGTCGGTGAGGATGCCCGGGGGTTCGCCTTCCACCAGGAGGCTGGAGATGCCTTCCTGGCGCATCTTCTTGGCCGCTTCCTCCACGGTGGCGGAGGGTGGGATGAAGGCGGGTGGGCGGCGCACCAGCTGGCCCACCGGCGAGAAGAGGGAAGGGGTAGGGGAAAGCCGGAGCCGGACCCGTTCCACCAGGCCCTGCCCGAAAAAACGGGCTGCCTCTGGGTGCGCCAGAAGCCTTTGGAAAGCCTCCTTGGGGAAGGCCAGGACCTTAACCGGCGTTTTGGCCACCACGCTGAAGGCAGGGGGCTCGCCGGAAAGGAGGGAGGGGAAGCCGAAGAACTCCCCCGCCTCGAGGGTCCCCACCTCCTCCTCCCCGTCCAACAGGGCCACGGTTCCCTCCAAGAGCAGGTACAGGGCCTGCGCGGGCCCGCCCCCTTGTTCCAAGAGGAAGGCGCCAGAGGGATGCTCTTCCGCTTGGGCTTCCTTCAGCAGGGCTTCCCGCTCAGCCTCGGGGAGAGCGTTTAGGGGTGGAAGGGTTCTGGGATCCATACTCCGGGGTTAGCCAAGCCAGAAGGGGCACCAGGAGGTGAAGGGCCACCTGGGCCTGCAGGAGGATCAGAAGGCCAATGCCCAGCATGAAGGCCGGGGGGAGAAGCACCACCAGGCGGATCACCCGGCCTATCCCGGGCTCGGGTAAGGGCCAGATGCGGTGGTAAAGAATCCCAAGCCCCACCCCGGCCCCGGCTCCCAGGGCAATATGGAGCAGGGTAACCGGGGTGGGGAAGGGAAGGCCCAGGAGGTAGTGGCCCATGAGGTAGAAGCCGAAGAACACCACCAGGCTTCCCAGGTAAAACCGCAGGTAATGGAGCATGAAGATAGTTTAAGGGGGGCAGAAGCCCCCCTCGAGGTCTAGTGTTCCGCAGCCTGTCCTGCGCCTTTGGGGATGCGGATATCCTCCACCAAGCGCTGGATGGGCTCAGGGGGTGGGGGCGTGGCCCGGGAAACCAGGTAGGCTACCACGAAGTTCAGAATCATACCGATGACACCCACCCCCTCGGCGCTGATGCCGAAGAGGTTCGGGATCACCGGGGCCGGGGCCCCAAAGATCTGGGGTGCCCGCATCATCCCGATCATGACCGCGGTGAAGATGAGACCCACCAGGATGCCGGCGATGGCCCCCTCCCGGTTCATCCGCTTGTCAAAGATACCCAATAGGATGGCGGGGAAGAGGCTCGCCGCTGCCAGACCGAAGGCGAAGGCCACCACCTGGGCCACGAAGCCCGGGGGGTTCACCCCGAAGTACCCGG is part of the Thermus caldilimi genome and harbors:
- a CDS encoding putative nucleotidyltransferase substrate binding domain-containing protein, which gives rise to MDPRTLPPLNALPEAEREALLKEAQAEEHPSGAFLLEQGGGPAQALYLLLEGTVALLDGEEEVGTLEAGEFFGFPSLLSGEPPAFSVVAKTPVKVLAFPKEAFQRLLAHPEAARFFGQGLVERVRLRLSPTPSLFSPVGQLVRRPPAFIPPSATVEEAAKKMRQEGISSLLVEGEPPGILTDRDLRNRVLAEGRPPSTPVGEVMTSPLFSLPAETPLYEALAAMVERGIHHLPLTERERLVGVVTHTDLLLNQAQSPLLLLRRIERLELERYSLEVASLVASLFQRGLGGVEIGRVVASLNDALIRRLVREAEAALGPPPVAHAFLVFGSEGRREQALLTDQDNALALESNGHEAYFQALAEHVVGGLLRAGIPECKGGYMATRWRKTLWEWQETFRRWMEAPEPQPLLETQIFFDLRKAAGGLSLKPLEETILEGSRKGVFLYHLAQASLEFRPPLGLFGRVRTEEGFLDLKRHAIAPIVALARLHALMAGSPAKGTVERLKAAVEGGTLSQEGAERLEEAFRFFFALRLKHQLWALEESKEVSNRVLWSSLSPGERRKALEGFRAIAEVQESTASRFQLR